A single genomic interval of Streptococcus oralis subsp. dentisani harbors:
- a CDS encoding SAP domain-containing protein yields MIESRPEFDKVTSFDEFNKFYWYRDELSQICKSLGLEYRGTKQELNHIIEQYFKGNLIKKSSVKRNKKRVEVVALDTPLLECGFSFNADFREYFSTLTDVSPFKFTADMATAWRKVKRENDLSFTIQDMLKVYYGNSDYAKYDHSVCQWNQFLKDFCADENSGNYSNKLKVASILWKEVRNSSNAKIYSKNLLTKYADKVKEYGK; encoded by the coding sequence TTGATAGAGAGCAGACCTGAGTTTGATAAAGTCACATCCTTTGATGAATTTAATAAATTCTATTGGTATCGGGATGAACTTTCACAGATATGCAAGTCATTAGGGCTTGAATATAGAGGTACAAAACAAGAACTCAATCATATTATTGAGCAGTACTTTAAGGGTAATTTGATTAAAAAATCATCAGTAAAAAGAAATAAGAAACGAGTAGAAGTCGTTGCCTTAGATACGCCCTTACTTGAATGTGGATTCTCCTTTAATGCAGACTTTAGAGAATATTTCTCAACTTTAACAGATGTTTCGCCCTTTAAATTTACTGCTGATATGGCTACAGCTTGGAGAAAAGTAAAAAGAGAAAATGATTTGAGTTTTACAATCCAAGATATGCTAAAAGTTTATTATGGAAATTCAGATTATGCCAAGTATGATCATTCGGTTTGTCAATGGAACCAATTTTTAAAGGATTTCTGTGCAGACGAAAATAGTGGCAACTACTCGAATAAACTAAAAGTAGCTTCTATTCTTTGGAAAGAAGTTAGAAATTCAAGTAATGCAAAAATTTATTCAAAGAATCTTTTGACTAAATATGCTGATAAAGTAAAAGAGTATGGCAAGTAG
- a CDS encoding alpha/beta fold hydrolase → MKFHEFGDKNLPPILLIHGGGSSWWNYLRQARILSEEYRIILPTLNGHGEEYQLDYVSTEDSALEILDYIKANCGGKLFAIGGVSLGGQIAMELLSLDSEIVEKAIIDGSLCIPQPGLAKISIFLVSLFGKLMFSKFSCKLQLSMMDKIYPKLAYPVEIKTYYLKDLPRTPIKTLVTIYKTYMGRYKLKDTISASKAQVLYIYGESELNCVKASAKLFQQLHPNTILYEAKGYNHGYLSAYLPYEWIDLVVPFLKSDSLEMCNESDMP, encoded by the coding sequence ATGAAATTCCATGAATTTGGTGATAAGAATTTGCCTCCTATTTTACTGATACATGGTGGTGGCAGTTCTTGGTGGAATTATCTTCGTCAAGCACGAATCTTGTCAGAAGAATACCGTATTATTCTACCCACTTTGAATGGCCACGGCGAGGAATATCAACTTGATTATGTTTCTACTGAAGATTCTGCTTTGGAGATTCTAGATTATATCAAAGCAAACTGTGGTGGGAAATTGTTTGCAATCGGTGGTGTTTCACTTGGTGGTCAAATTGCCATGGAGCTTTTGTCTTTAGACAGTGAAATTGTTGAGAAGGCCATCATAGATGGAAGCCTCTGTATTCCTCAACCAGGCTTAGCTAAAATCAGTATCTTTCTAGTATCTCTATTTGGTAAATTGATGTTCAGTAAATTCTCTTGTAAACTTCAATTAAGCATGATGGACAAAATCTATCCTAAACTGGCTTATCCAGTGGAGATAAAAACTTATTATTTGAAGGATTTGCCAAGGACACCTATCAAAACATTGGTGACCATTTACAAAACATATATGGGGCGTTACAAGCTGAAGGACACGATTTCTGCTAGCAAGGCGCAGGTTCTGTATATCTATGGTGAAAGTGAATTGAATTGTGTGAAAGCATCGGCGAAATTATTTCAGCAGCTACATCCCAATACTATTCTGTATGAAGCAAAGGGCTATAATCACGGCTATTTATCAGCTTACCTGCCTTATGAGTGGATTGATTTGGTGGTGCCATTTTTAAAGAGTGATTCATTAGAAATGTGTAACGAATCTGATATGCCATAA
- a CDS encoding CPBP family intramembrane glutamic endopeptidase gives MTEIDKRNLKNYLCFTFGITYIAWGLLAIFTQSYILGLETFIGRMLHIVGALGPAIASGFYLKRNNIKFKHFVFTKRKSSSIYFIIHLLAILILFSVSSLELNEVSIYLMPLFFIQLIFFGGGHEELGWRAILQPLLDKKYTYWQSNLIVGSIWGIWHLPLWFIVGESHQGFPFILFFIYTLFLSFVLGLLYRQTKSVGYCVLFHAFANLLNLYFVLKINLIFIIIFIGYLIYTILASNRISKETTF, from the coding sequence ATGACAGAAATTGATAAAAGGAATTTAAAAAATTATCTTTGTTTTACATTTGGAATTACTTATATAGCTTGGGGGCTTCTTGCCATCTTTACTCAATCTTATATTTTGGGATTAGAAACATTTATAGGGAGAATGTTACATATAGTAGGTGCACTTGGTCCAGCTATTGCAAGTGGCTTTTATTTGAAAAGGAATAATATAAAATTTAAACATTTTGTATTTACTAAAAGAAAAAGTAGTAGTATTTATTTCATTATTCATTTGTTAGCAATTTTGATACTATTTTCTGTATCTTCCTTAGAATTAAATGAAGTATCAATTTATCTGATGCCACTATTCTTTATTCAATTAATTTTTTTTGGTGGCGGACATGAAGAATTAGGATGGAGAGCAATATTACAACCTTTACTTGATAAAAAATATACTTATTGGCAATCTAATTTGATTGTAGGATCAATTTGGGGAATATGGCATCTGCCTTTATGGTTTATAGTTGGAGAAAGTCATCAAGGATTTCCTTTTATTTTATTTTTTATATATACATTATTTTTAAGTTTTGTTTTAGGGCTTCTTTACCGTCAAACGAAATCTGTGGGATACTGTGTATTATTTCATGCATTCGCAAATTTGTTAAATCTCTATTTTGTGTTAAAAATTAATCTTATTTTTATTATCATTTTTATTGGTTATTTGATTTATACTATATTGGCGAGTAATAGAATTAGTAAGGAAACAACATTTTAA